The window ACACTACGATCGACGTTCTGAAGAGGTGAAACTAGAGCAACGAAGAGGGTACCTCGATAATATCTAATCTACTCTCTACAACTCTCAATTGAACGAAAGAGAGACTACAACATCTCTTCTGGGTTTGATGGTCCCAGATGTACTCAGTATAGGGCAACAACTTACCGAACGGTTCGTTCCTCAAACTGGCTCAACTAGACTGTGCCCTCCAGAGCGTTTCTTCAAGTTGATCACGCAATTGAATAACCATCTGAGGAAGGCTATCATAGAGGCGGGTATCCCTGAGTTGGAATGACGGCCCCCCTACTCCGAGCGCGCCAAATACCCGACCATCTGGATTATGAACAGCGGCTCCAACTGCCTTAGTTCCCTTGTCAAATTCGCTATCTACTATCGCATACCCTCTCTCTTTAATTTCTGCTAGTTCCGTGTGTAATTTCTCTGGGTCGGTGATTGTTTGCTCAGTCTCTGCCGGAAGCCCCCAGCGGTCAATTACCGCTTCAATTCGGTGTTCTGGGAACTCAGCTAATGCTGCTTTTCCAGCAGCGGTGTTATGCATATAGTACCGGTTACCAATGTCGAAATCGTTCTCAGCATATATCGTATACAATCGCCCATTTTCGATGGACAAAAAATGGACGTCTTCATCTATTCTCTGTGACAATTCCTTCATTTCATCGATTACAACCCGTGAGTGAGGATGCGACCGCCAAACGCTGCTACCAAAATGGAGCAACTCCATTCCGAGCCGATATTCGCCATTATGTTCAACAACCAGTCCTTCATTTTCTAATGTTTTGAGCTGGGAAAATACGGAACTTTTTGGTTTATCTATGCTTTGAGCG is drawn from Halobellus limi and contains these coding sequences:
- a CDS encoding IclR family transcriptional regulator gives rise to the protein MPSDSSPRLLKTTQTSLQILRLIKRNEANTLTTIAQSIDKPKSSVFSQLKTLENEGLVVEHNGEYRLGMELLHFGSSVWRSHPHSRVVIDEMKELSQRIDEDVHFLSIENGRLYTIYAENDFDIGNRYYMHNTAAGKAALAEFPEHRIEAVIDRWGLPAETEQTITDPEKLHTELAEIKERGYAIVDSEFDKGTKAVGAAVHNPDGRVFGALGVGGPSFQLRDTRLYDSLPQMVIQLRDQLEETLWRAQSS